The Astyanax mexicanus isolate ESR-SI-001 chromosome 4, AstMex3_surface, whole genome shotgun sequence genome segment TGTGCCCGGGAAATTCTTCAATTGAAAGAGGAACTTCGGGCTGCTCGTGAAggaaaaagaaacaggaaaacGTCTCTACAGTAGTCTTCCATATCCCGCGTTTTTTAATTTTGGTACTGAATGGCCAGGCAGTTGGTGGCTGCAGTGAGTGTTTCTCCTTCTCCACACCACCATAAACCGGCTGTTTGAataagcgaaatctgttcagaataatgtaatgaacactgcaacactgaaagaGTGTTGcagttaataaaaatgtgtaagaacagctaaacacagcgctaCTCGTCAAACGCGGACAAGTGGAGAAGCTCCCAGatctgcatgattataacattctaactggtgaattattttaaacagtttgtttagttacttaaggttataatagttttgaatgcttcattatagtttaattttattttattttcacattttctcatccaattcagttagttttagttggtttttagagtgaactctacaggtttccccaattttcaccaaaatgatcaactaacatcaacaccacctgctcttaaactgctggagtggaaatagcgcttataaataaattaacaaacacaaaaactaagGGTATTTTCAATTTCAGGTCattgtagttagttttataaactctcaattcagttccattaagttacttttttcttttaattactgtttttattagttttagtaaacgaaaatgttttttttactttcagtttgttatttcatttgttttttgttaatgatAATACTTGGATATttggttatattgtgattatcatgccatagcattatataaaataaatatagtattaaaaataggtgcctatgtcacagactatttcctggtgcccgaggaatgtggtgggaaatcttgggtCGGGTTGGGTCCGGGcagataaactgttttttttttctcccaattggGTTATCCAATTGACCCACCCCTttttgtgcatccccatcaccggtggcacctgtGACTCTTGGAGGATGTGGATGAGCAGACGCCTCCTCCGACGTGTGTGAGGTCAGTCAGCcctttttttttcagctgctgctgatgaatcattgcctgagcagctagcacgctcggaggaaagcacagcggctagggtCCGATTCATccactcacagacgcctcgtgccgcccggcgccaccttaaaacgtgatagagagagagcgctatctacccacccggagggagcagggacaattttgctccctctgagcgcctgcagctgatggtaaagctgcatgaaagGGGGTACGAACCTGTGAcctccgctcatagtggcagtgcattagaccgctggaccactcggcgccctgggcaggtaatctaagctctaatattaatatatatcgaaACCGTACCGATACCGTGGCCCAAAAACCGCTCTAATGAAGTGTCAACCGGTGGATCAAATGTAATGTGGTGCCCATGTAcaacttccggcgccgacgcgagtggctgcctgttccagtaactccgtctcctttgtgtgttttttttttcacgtttatttatcgtctctgtgctactacacacatctagtgtgcatcttatttatatcctaaggatatttttatcGTAAgcatgcggggcagcgaggaatatcgggtttattcccgtgaagaactgctggctctacgacccgcgggacgtgggggcattgttcACACAATCCTGGGGGAACTGAGAAGGAAATACCGCGGTTGCAgggccggagctaagctaaaggctaagctaacggCTAAGAGGACGGagaagcgctggaggtacaaaccctcagttccgtcggtggttatggggaatgtaaactcactgaccaacaaaaccgacgaggtagcctgtctggtgaagaatcagaagctctacagggagtgtagcgtgctgtgtttcaccgagacctggctcacccccgacacgccggatgctaacgtggagcTACCCGGCTTCTCTACAGTGAGAGCGGACAGGGACCCGGCGCTATGCGGCAAGCGGAAAGGTGGGGGGATCGCGCTcttcattaacaacagatggtgcaaccctggacatgtaaacgtgaaggaggtgatctgctgtcagGATATTGAACTTTTAGCGGTGAGTCTCCaaccttattacatgccgcgggagctttCTCACACGATCCTcgtctgtgtttacattcagccgagagcagacgtgcaggcggcgtgtgacgtcatccactccaccgtcgcagcgctgcagacccagtaccctgacgccttctatgtgattaCTGAAGATTTTattcacgtaacgctggactctaccctgcctgcctttttccagtttgtggactgtccaaCCAGGAATAACAGAACCATaaacttgctgtatgctaatttgaaggatgcatacagggctattccactaccaccgctggggaaatcagatcacaacctggtcttcctgcagcctcagtacaaaccactggtactgaggcagtccactaccacacgctcattcagagtctggtctcctgaagcagaggaagccctaagggactgctatgacaccactgactggagcgtgctgctgcacccacatggcgaggacattgagggggtgactcactgtgttacagactacttgaattcctgtatggatgttgctgttaccacaaagactgtacgctgctttccaaacaacaaaccctggattaccagtaccgtcaaggacctcctcaaccaaaagaagagggtgTTCAAAGATGGAAATCTGGTACAGCTAAAGCGCGTACagagggaactcaaggtacgtcttaaagaggccaaggagtcttacaggaaaaaggtggaaagaaagctgcaagataacaacatgaaggaggtctggggtgcgatgaaaaccatcactgggtgcaagaacaacaacggcaatccagtagatgggggtgtggacagagcaaaccagtttaacaacttttacaacaggtttgaatgtcctcctgctgccccctcctcctaccctcctgcatcatcaccatcatctccaccaccatcacctccaactccaccatcaccctcacctccatcttcatcaccaccaccactctctcctccatcatcatcttcatcagcaccatcctcctcacttcctccatcttcatcttcatcaccactaccatcacccccacctccaccatcttcatcagcaccaacaccaccctcacctccaccaccttcatcatcaacactatcagctggcagacaaatcagctccacCAGTCCACCAAACTTTACTGCAGACGAAGtaaggagacagctgaggagacttcaccccaggaaggc includes the following:
- the LOC125801668 gene encoding protein shank-like yields the protein MWMSRRLLRHFIHVTLDSTLPAFFQFVDCPTRNNRTINLLYANLKDAYRAIPLPPLGKSDHNLVFLQPQYKPLVLRQSTTTRSFRVWSPEAEEALRDCYDTTDWSVLLHPHGEDIEGVTHCVTDYLNSCMDVAVTTKTVRCFPNNKPWITSTVKDLLNQKKRVFKDGNLVQLKRVQRELKVRLKEAKESYRKKVERKLQDNNMKEVWGAMKTITGCKNNNGNPVDGGVDRANQFNNFYNRFECPPAAPSSYPPASSPSSPPPSPPTPPSPSPPSSSPPPLSPPSSSSSAPSSSLPPSSSSSPLPSPPPPPSSSAPTPPSPPPPSSSTLSAGRQISSTSPPNFTADEVRRQLRRLHPRKAAGPDRVSPRK